The following coding sequences are from one Gemmatimonadota bacterium window:
- a CDS encoding methyltransferase domain-containing protein yields MSRLLQPDLASPIGVELLDDRQADPALVRESLRHLARSNRWFGGVLAVKAGISRLLGSRRPVELKLLDIGTGEGDIPRALAMWLGRRGIRLNATGVDWHRAAPPLARANGVPAAVADAFQLPFADRTFDLVVMSQFAHHFSGEGIIRLCREASRTARLGVILADLRRTGWAAAAFGLGSRILGFDHYTRVDGMTSLQRGFRPADLTAVIEAAGFQPTVTASLGARVVATWSASP; encoded by the coding sequence ATGAGCCGACTCCTCCAACCTGACCTGGCGTCCCCGATCGGCGTTGAACTCCTCGACGATCGACAGGCCGACCCGGCGCTGGTCCGGGAATCCCTCCGCCATTTGGCCCGATCGAACCGGTGGTTCGGCGGGGTCTTGGCCGTCAAAGCCGGGATTTCCCGGCTCCTCGGATCGAGACGACCGGTTGAGCTCAAGCTGCTCGACATCGGCACCGGCGAAGGGGACATTCCCCGGGCCCTGGCCATGTGGCTCGGCCGCCGGGGCATCCGGTTGAACGCAACCGGCGTCGACTGGCACCGGGCCGCCCCTCCGCTGGCCCGAGCCAACGGGGTTCCGGCCGCCGTGGCCGACGCGTTCCAGCTCCCATTTGCCGACCGGACCTTCGACTTGGTGGTCATGAGTCAGTTCGCCCACCACTTCTCGGGCGAGGGTATCATCCGGCTCTGTCGCGAAGCCAGCCGCACCGCCCGCCTCGGCGTCATTCTCGCAGACTTGCGACGGACCGGGTGGGCCGCCGCCGCCTTTGGGTTGGGAAGCCGGATCCTTGGATTCGACCACTATACCAGGGTGGATGGCATGACCTCATTGCAGCGGGGTTTTCGCCCCGCCGACTTGACCGCGGTCATCGAAGCGGCCGGATTCCAGCCGACCGTCACCGCCTCTCTCGGCGCCCGAGTGGTGGCCACTTGGAGCGCCAGCCCATGA
- the fabF gene encoding beta-ketoacyl-[acyl-carrier-protein] synthase II yields the protein MTARRRVVISGIGAVTPIGVGVEGLWQGLRAERSAVRVVNRFDPTPFKSHLAAQVDDFDPVEYLGAKRSKRMDRCSQLALASAKMALEDSGIRLQAEDRNRIGAMMGTALGGVALAEAQHERYLAGGVRAVDPGVALTVFAGASSCNLAIDFGLNGPNITNGMSCASGAIAIGEAFRTIQRDEADLIFAGGSEAPLAPLTYGAFSIIRAMSTRNDDPATASRPFDQDRDGFVMAEGAAVLIVEERERAMARGARIYAEVVGFGLTNDAHHMAAPLPDGSQAARAMTMALRSAAIQPSDIGYLNAHGSSTGLNDPTETLAIKTALGPAASRVRISGTKGYYGHALGASGAFEAAICCLATSRKWIPPTVNLAVADPACDLDYTPGTGRGADPEFIMSNSFGFGGINAALVFQRA from the coding sequence ATGACCGCCCGCCGCCGGGTCGTTATTTCCGGGATCGGCGCCGTCACCCCGATCGGGGTCGGCGTCGAGGGGTTGTGGCAGGGCCTCCGGGCTGAGCGGTCGGCGGTCCGAGTGGTGAACCGGTTCGATCCGACGCCGTTCAAGAGCCACCTCGCTGCCCAGGTCGACGACTTCGACCCGGTCGAATACCTCGGCGCTAAACGATCGAAACGCATGGACCGGTGTTCGCAACTCGCCCTGGCCTCGGCCAAGATGGCGCTCGAGGACAGCGGCATCCGGCTCCAAGCCGAGGACCGGAACCGGATCGGCGCGATGATGGGAACGGCGTTAGGCGGCGTGGCATTGGCCGAAGCCCAGCACGAACGGTACCTGGCCGGGGGGGTCCGGGCAGTCGACCCGGGTGTGGCGCTGACGGTGTTTGCCGGGGCGTCGAGCTGCAATCTGGCCATCGACTTCGGTCTGAACGGCCCCAACATCACCAATGGGATGAGTTGCGCGTCGGGCGCAATCGCCATCGGCGAGGCGTTCCGGACTATTCAGCGGGACGAGGCCGATCTGATTTTTGCCGGGGGATCGGAGGCGCCGCTCGCGCCCCTCACCTACGGCGCGTTCTCGATCATCCGGGCCATGTCGACCCGGAACGACGACCCGGCCACCGCCAGCCGGCCGTTCGACCAGGACCGCGACGGCTTCGTCATGGCCGAGGGGGCGGCGGTCTTGATCGTGGAGGAACGGGAGCGGGCGATGGCGCGGGGCGCCCGAATCTACGCCGAGGTTGTCGGGTTCGGGCTCACCAATGACGCCCATCACATGGCGGCGCCGCTCCCGGACGGGAGCCAGGCCGCCCGGGCCATGACGATGGCGCTCCGAAGCGCGGCCATCCAACCGTCGGACATCGGCTACCTGAACGCCCACGGCTCGTCCACCGGGCTGAACGACCCGACCGAAACGCTGGCCATCAAGACGGCGCTCGGTCCGGCGGCAAGCCGGGTCCGGATCAGCGGAACCAAAGGCTACTACGGCCACGCGTTAGGCGCGAGCGGCGCGTTCGAGGCCGCCATCTGCTGCTTGGCCACCAGCCGGAAGTGGATCCCGCCTACGGTCAACTTGGCCGTGGCCGATCCGGCCTGTGATCTCGATTACACCCCGGGCACCGGCCGCGGGGCCGACCCGGAGTTCATCATGAGCAATTCGTTTGGCTTCGGAGGAATCAACGCCGCCCTGGTGTTCCAGCGGGCCTGA
- a CDS encoding SRPBCC family protein, with protein sequence MMRVVDVIDIEAPIEQVFDAAADVERWPVILPHYRWVTIRERRPDGTTIVEMSANRPFGPFNWPTWWTSEMWIDRPRFEVRYRHIRGITTGMDVVWRLTTQGKMTHVDLIHDWNGPAWPLIRRPAAQWVILPVFVHGIAARTLAGIGRSLAGPR encoded by the coding sequence ATGATGCGTGTCGTTGACGTGATCGACATCGAGGCCCCGATCGAGCAGGTCTTCGACGCCGCCGCTGATGTCGAACGGTGGCCGGTGATCTTGCCCCACTATCGATGGGTTACGATCCGGGAGCGGCGCCCCGACGGCACCACGATCGTCGAGATGTCGGCCAACCGTCCGTTCGGGCCGTTCAATTGGCCGACCTGGTGGACCTCGGAGATGTGGATTGACCGGCCCCGGTTCGAGGTCCGGTACCGTCACATCCGCGGCATCACCACCGGCATGGATGTCGTGTGGCGCCTTACGACCCAAGGAAAGATGACCCACGTGGATTTGATCCATGACTGGAACGGGCCCGCGTGGCCGTTGATCCGTCGGCCCGCCGCCCAATGGGTCATCCTGCCGGTATTCGTCCATGGCATTGCCGCGCGGACCCTGGCCGGCATTGGCCGGAGTTTGGCCGGACCCCGATGA
- a CDS encoding CcmD family protein, translated as MNPPQNAGYMIAAYSVASVLLLGYAVSLFRRYRSRK; from the coding sequence ATGAATCCGCCCCAGAATGCCGGGTACATGATCGCGGCCTATTCGGTGGCGTCGGTCCTGCTACTTGGGTACGCCGTCAGTTTGTTTCGCCGGTATCGTTCCCGGAAGTAG